AAAACGACTAGAAATAGCCCTCTTTTTTCTTCTTCTCCATCGAGCCCGATTCGTCGTGGTCGATGAGGCGTCCCTGACGTTCCGAGAACTTCGTCAGCAGCATTTCTTGGATGATTTCGGGAAGCGTGGTGGCCGTGCTATCGACAGCGCCGCTGAGGGGATAACAGCCGAGCGTACGAAAACGAACCATCCGCATCTCGGGAGTTTCGCCTGGCCGCATCGGCAAGCGATCATCGTCGACCATGATCATGGTGCCATCGCGCCACACAATGGGCCGTTCTTTGGCAAAGTAGAGTGGCACGATCGGAATGTTTTCGAGGTGCACGTATTGCCACACGTCGAGTTCAGTCCAGTTCGAGAGTGGAAAGACCCGAATGCTTTCCCCCTTGTTGACCCGCGCGTTGTAGAGGTTCCACAACTCGGGGCGCTGATTCTTCGGGTCCCAGCGATGCATCTGATCGCGGAACGAGTAGACCCGTTCTTTTGCGCGGCTCTTCTCTTCGTCGCGACGAGCACCACCAAAGGCGGCGTCGAACTGATATTTCGTGAGTGCCTGTTTTAGGCTTTCGGTCTTCATCACATCGGTGTGCACTTTGCTGCCGTGCGTGATGGGATTGATCCCTTGTCGGACGCCGTCTTGGTTGACGTGCACAATGAGCTTCAGGCCGAGCTCTTTGGCGACATAGTTGTCGCGCAGGTCGTACATCTCGCGGAACTTCCACGTGGTATCGACATGCAGCAGCGGAAACGGCGGCTTGGCGGGATAGAACGCCTTCATCGCCAAATGGAGCATCACCGCGGAATCTTTTCCGATCGAATAGAGCATCACCGGGTTTTCGAACTCGGCGACCACTTCGCGGATGATGTGGATACTCTCGGCTTCGAGCTGCTTGAGATGCGTGAGGCTATAGCCAGACATAGTGTTTTGTTGCGAGGAAAAGAAGTTCCTCGCGAAAAAGATGGCGAGGCTGCGGCGACAGCTGGCAGAGTGGTGCGTCGCCGACATGATGTCAAAGACACGCCCCACCGTCACCAGGTTCCGCGAGAACACCCGCAGCCCAGAACTCTACGCAGTGGGCAAGAGATAGAACTCTTACCGCTCGCGAGACTTGCGAACTTTGGGAAGGATTTACGGTAGCCCAAGAGTATAGAGGCGACAGGCCGATCACTCAACGCCGCTTTGCAGGTGGCGGTAGAGTGGGTAAGTCGTGGAAGATAGGCAGTTTGCGATCGGCTCTGTGGAACTTCCGAAGCCTGTCTACTTTTTGAAGTGGACAGCGCAAGCGCCGTCGTCGCAGTCGTCGGTCGATTTACCTGCAAGCCAGTAGCGCCTTTTCGCGACCTGCCAGTAACCCCATTTCCAGAGTGGCAAAGTAAACGGGATATGCAGAATCGGAGCCAAAATGTAGAGGAGAGGAAGCCTCGTGGTTAGATAGCGAAAAGCAGCCGCTCCACCGTAGCGATTTCCTTTTTGATCGACGACGTACATTTCGTCCATCATTTGCTGGTAAGTCAAATCAGGATAACGCTTTGCAACTTCGGGATCGTGCAGCGATAAAAAGGCAAGCCGCTTTCCCTTGCCGTCCCAGCGAGCGAGCTTCTGAACCTGCGACTTGCAGAAGTTGCAGTGGCCGTCGTAGATCACCACATCAGCATTCGGAAGCTCTTGGGGCGTAGGGAGTTGGACCGACTTCTTGGCAGTTGCGGCAGCGGTTTTCGTGGCAGTCACGGCATTCAACTTTCAGCACTTGCGGCCCCCTCAACTTCCCACAGGAAGAGCGGGCTCCGCAAAAACGTTCTTCGCTACACTTAAAACCGCGAGTAGCTGGGAAAGGTAACTTTGTTAGAGACTTTCCCAGGCAGCCGATCCAGAGCACAATCGCTAGATCGTAAGTTGAGATTCAGCCAAGTTGTTACACAAAATTCGCTGGTGTCCCAAATCGTGGCGGCTCTATAATTCGTCGAGTTAAATAAGGATCGCGTCTGGTCGGCGAAATTCAAGTAACGAGCGTCGGCAAATTGCGGTTCTTCAGCATGACTAAGTGATCTCAGTAGCATACTGAACAACTTGACACGTGCTGGTCGGTTGGGGTAGAACTCACTCGGTTGAGTGAGCAGCGAATGATCATTTCCAGCGATGGAAGGCCACGGCGATGGACGAAATCAAACGGCAAGTGCAGCGGGCTCAGTGGCGATTGAATTTCAATCAGTTCCTGACGATGGTCAGTTGGTCGCTGTTCGCTTCGCTGCTCGTTGGCGTGATCGGCCTGGCGATCCCCAAAATCTGGGTCCTCAAACTCGACACGCAAATTTGGCAATGGTCGTGGATTGCCGGGTCGGCTGCGGTGGGGCTGATCGTCGCAGGTGTTTGGACCTACCTGGCACGTCGCAGCGCGATTGAAGCGGCAATTGAAGTCGATCGCCGTTTTGGTCTGCGCGAGCGGATCTCGAGCACCCTTACACTGGCGCCCCAAGAACTCGATAGCGAAGTGGGTCGCGCCCTGGTCAATGATGCCAGCCGGCGGGTCGAGCGGATTGATATCCGCGACCAATTCAAAGTGGAGCCAAGCTGGCGCTTAGCACTCCCTGTTCTCTCGGCGCTACTTGTGGTCGGGACGACCTTTCTCCCGAACGCCGCGCTCAAGCAGGCCAATGCGGCTGCCGAGAATCCCACCGAGTCGCAAAAGGTGGTGAAGGCGGCTGCTGAAAAACTCAAACAGAAACTTCGCGACACGCAGAAGAAGGCCGAGGAACTTGGCCTGAAAGATGCCGAGCTACTCAAGCAGATTGATCGCGAAGTTGACAAGCTGACCGAGAAGAACGGCCTCGATCGCAAAGATGCCATGATCAAGATCAACGATCTTGCGAAGGAAATCCAGAAGAAGAAAGAAGGTCTTTCGGGTGCCGACGAAATGAAGAAGGCACTCGAGAAACTGAAGGATGTGCAAAAAGGTCCTGCCGACAAAACGGCGGAGGCTCTGAAGAATGGCGACTTCGGGAAGGCCAAGGAAGAGATCGAAAAGCTGGCCCAAGACCTGAAAGAGGGAAAGCTGACTCCGGAGAAGAAGGAAGAACTTGCCAAGCAGCTTGAGCAGATGGCCGAGAAGCTCAAAGGGATGGCCGAATCGCACAAAGAAGCCCGCGAGAACTTGGCCAAAGAGATTGAAAAGAAGATGCAGTCGGGCGATCCGAAAGAGATGGCCGAGGCCAGCAAACTGCAAGAGCAACTCGACAAAATGGATTCGCAAGCTGCCCAAATGGAGCAGATGAATCAGCGGATGTCGGACAAGCTCGCCGAATGTGCCAAGTGCATGAAGAGCGGTTCAAAGGAGGGGGAGAAGATGGCCCTCGATGAACTAAGCGAACTTGCCGAGAACCTCGACGAACTGCAAGAGCAGCTCGACCAGCTCGAGAACCTCGACGAAGTGATGGATCAACTCGCTTCGGCTAAAGATGCGATGCGAGGCAAGGGCTCGGAGGGTATGGAGGGAGAAGGTGAAGGAGAGGGTGAAGGTAAAGGCAAGGGTGACAAGTCGGGCCGTGGTCTTGGTGAAGGCCAGGGGGAAGGAGAACGCCCCGAAGAAGAGACCGACAAGAACTTCTACGACTCACGCGTGGCTGCCGACCCGAAGAAGGGTGAATCGATTCGCATCGGCGATGCTGGTGGCAAAAACGTTGCCGGTGTCACGCGCGAAGCCTTGAAAGAAGAAGTGACCGCCGGTCGAGCCAAGGAACCTGATGCCCTGAACGATGTGACGCTCCCTCGCGAACAGCGCGATCACGCCCGCCAATACTTCGAACGCTTCCGCACGGGAGAATAATCTCGGTAGGCAGCGACCTCTTTAGAGATCGCTAAGCTCAGAAAACAACGAAGCCCGTCATGGCAAGTTCCATGGCGGGCTTTTTTACTGGACCTATCGCGACGAGATTATCGAGCGTTACGGTTTGTTGAGGGTCAGTGAGTACAAAATCACTACCGCGCCGGTAGAGAGAAGGGTCCAAGGAGCCCACTCCGCTGGTGTGAAGATGCGAGGCTGAGTCGGTGGTGGTGCGTTGAACAAGCTGGCAGGTTGCTCGGTCTTGTTTTCGCCAGCCATCACAAACGAATCGACCACCATGCACTCGGCGCCGAGGATGCAGGCGAAAATGCCCAAAGCGAGAAAGAAGGCTCGCCACATGTTGGAGGGTCCTGCGGGGTGAGAGTCGTGGAAACTGCTGCTCAACCGATGTTGCTTGTCGGTTGCAGCGATAGCTTCCATGCGCCACCTCGCCAGTCATCAATGGGCCAGCGATTGCATCCCTTCATCGATTAGTTTCGACTTCCGGCCGCCACCTGCTATAAAAAATGATGGCAACTCGCTTCTCTCCGCACTTCCCCTTTCATTGGGCCTGTCGGCATGTCTTTCCTGCGACTCCTAAGCAGCATTTGCGCCCTGGTCGCGCTGGCCTTGGTGGCCAACGCGGCGTCGGCTGCTGACAATCCGCAGAAGATTCTCGCGCGGCAGGAACTGGTGCCGATCGTGCCGAATGTGTGGGGGACAAGCGACGAACTCAAACTCCAAGAGATCGCGAGCGAACTCCCCAAACTGAAAGAGCCGCTGCTCGTGCTTCAGCGTGATTTGCAGCAGCGCATGGAAGCCAACAGCCTGGTGTGGGGACAGCAGGGGATCACGATCAAGGCGATGGAGTCGTCGCTCGCCAAGTTGTCGCCGTCAGATCCTGGTCGACAACCGCTGCTCGTGCAAATTGCTCAAGCGAGGTCGCAAACCATCGAGCCCGAGAAACTGGCGGGACAGTTTGCTGTTCAGCAGCGTTTGATCGAACTGATTGAAGTCCGAAATGCTATCTCGATTGCCATCCTCGAGAGCGATCGCTTACTCGCGGCGATGATGGCTCGCTATGCCGACCTTGAGAAGGATGAGGCAGTCACGGCCGCTCTGCGGGCGATTGATAAAGGAGCGCGACTTGGGCCCGCCCGTTCGCTCGAGAATCATCGCAGGCGATTGGCCGAGTACGAGAAACTGGTTTTCACGACCTCGGTGCCTGTCTATTTGCAAAGTGGTCGGCTGCGTGTGAGTGCGATTGCTGGTGATCGCCTGCCGGTCACGTTTACGTTTCAGAACAACTCGGCTGGCGAATCGACGATGATCACCAGCAGCGTGGCGGAATCGCTTGATGTGGTGATCGATCGCAAGGTCGCGCCGCTAAAAGTAGAGGTGGCTCCCAAACGAGTGGCGATGGTCCGCGAGACGACCATTTCTTACTTGCGACTCGGACGATTTACCACCAGTGGTGTGCGGGTGTTGGTCTTACCTCCCGAGTGCGAGGATCTTGGCTGTACACTCGCGCGAGGCACACTCAGCGGACATAGCGTGAAGGTCGACCTGCCTCAATTTCGGATGGTGATCGACGGCGAATAATCGCCAGCATGTTGGCATGCGAGCGCGACACGCTCTCGAAAAAATTGATAGCCTGTTAGCTACCCCGTATCGAGCCCGACTGCGATCGCATGATTTCGCGAAGGACTTCTCCCGTTTCGCTGATCTCGACGAGTTGTGTGGCGGTCGCGACAAAAATCTTCCCTTCGGGCGAACGATAGACATCGGTGGGGCGCACGATTTTCGCCGACCAAAGTTCTTTTCCCTCGCGATCGATGCGGACGATGCGATCACCTTGATAGTCGGCGATCAGCAGTGTGCCACTCGGTTCCACTTGGACTGAATTAAGGCGTCCCTTCACGGCCCATTTGTGGGACACTTCGCCGGTGCGGCTTACTTCGAGGATGACGCTCGGACAAGCGACAATGGTGGTTCCATCGTCGAGTCGATCGACGGCGAACACGTTGTCGGGAGCGGTGAATTCCCAAACGATCTCATTGGTGCGTGTGACTTCTAAGGCACGTTTTCCTGAGAAATCGGCGATCAGCACATTGCCGCTGGTGAGTGGGAGTGCGCGAATCGCGTTAGGCCCCTGCAGCTGCCACACAATTGTGCCAGAGGCGTTCACTTCCACAACGCGGCTGTTCCAGTGGCTCGCGATCATGATGTTGCCGCTTCCCATTTTTTCCGCGTGCCAACTTTGCATCGCGAATTCCCACGACACTTTGCCGTCGCTCTCGATCAGCCGAACGCGGCCGCTGCCGCCGGTTGCGATGAGAAGTTGGTCTCCCAGTTCACCTCGATCGGCGAGTGAAAATCTGGGTGGCATCACGAGCATTGCGGTCGAGGAGTCTTGAGCGACCCACGTTTCCCATTTCTCGGCCGCTTGCTTGCGATCGGCATCGGGAAGAGTGGGAGAATAGCCGAGTGTTTGTCCCGAGATCGCGACGAGATAGCGATAGGCATAGCGCCGAATTGGAAGGTCGTCGGAACGGAGCAGGCGGGCGAGTGGCAGCAGTGCTCGACGATCACCGGCGCGCACCAGGACTTGCGAAACACCCAGCACCACTTGCTCGTCGGGATCGGTTGTCAATTCAATCAGCAGTTTGCTTTCGGGATCGCGCTCGATACTGGCTAGTGCGATGGCCGCTGAGAGGCGGACCGAAGAGTTTTTCGTCCGGAGCAGTTCGCTATAGAGCGCTTGTTCGCTTGGCTGAGCGACACGCGCGACCACTTGCAGAAAGCGGGGCTGAAGCGTGGGGGAGTCGAACGCTTCGGCGGCCGCTACGAGCGATGCAGCCGAGAACTTCGCGGCATCGTGTTCGATCAGGGTGAGCGCGCCGAGCAGCAAGGCATTCACGCTCACTTGCCGCAACTGGGCGATCACGCGTGCTCGCCAGCGCACTTCGGGATCGCCGTTCTTCTGCGCATTTTCGAGCAGCGCCTGCGGAATGCCAGGCGTGGTGGCGAGCTGCTGAGTCGCTTGCTGACGAACTTCAAAACTACCGTCGCTGAGCGCCGCAATTTGCTCCTTGGCCCAGTCGTCGAAAGTGTCGGAGGGAGCCATGCGCTCGAGCAGTTTTTGAAGCCCCTCGACGGTGGGCTCGACTCCGGAATCGGTGAGCGCTTTTCGTGCTGCCGCGATGTGTAGCGCTTCAGCGATCGTCGCGCTTTCCACGCTGATTGGAGGTGGCAGAGCCTCTTGCGCGCTGGCGGCGATGCTGGTTGTCAGCACCAACACAAGCGCTGCCAGAGTGGTCGCGGCCAGTTTGGAGAGTCGCAGCATCCAGGTCGCAGCCAACCGCGTGCGAGCTAGACAGGATGCAGCGCAAAGCATGAGCGTGGCCTTGGAGGATCAGCAAGTGGCGGCGACGGTGGGAAATTTTTGGCGAGAGATCGGCGCGTTCGCCTGGCGCAAGTTTAGTAGGTAAGCGAGGCTCGATGCAAACCTAAACTCGCCACGCTGTGGGGCGATCGCGCGTCTGCTGGAGAAATGCTTCACGCACCACGACAAAACATTCGGCAAAAGAATCGTCCTGAGGTGTAACCGCCTGGCTATTCGATTGCACCTTGCCATTGCCACACCACGATGGCGATTCCAGCAATCACCGAGTAGATGGCGAACCAGGGAAGGCGTCCGCTAGCAAGCAGCTTTTCGAGCAGCCGCAAACTGACGATTCCCACGACGAACGAAATCGCAGCCCCAAGGAGCAGGAGTCCTGGGGAAGTGCTGAGAGGCTCGCTTTTGCGAATCATCGAGAGAGCCTCGAGGACCCCTGCACCGGCGATCGCAGGGATCGCCAAAAGGAAGCTGAACGTTGCCGCCGACGACCGCGAGAGCCCCACCGAGAGGCCGCCAGCGATCGTGCTGCCGCTGCGCGACAATCCAGGAAGGATGGCAAATGCCTGACAAACGCCAATGGCCAGTGATTTACCTATCGACAGTTGTTGATAGGTGTTTTCTTTCGGAGGGATTCGGGAGACGAGGTAGAGCACGCCGCCATTGACGATCAGCAGCACGCCAGCCAGCAGTGGGCTCTCGAGAGCCGCTGGAAACAACAACTTCAGAGGTAGTCCAACAACCACCGCTGGTAGGGTTCCGATGGCCAATAACGCTAGGATTTGGCGATCTTCTCCGAGCAGTGCGGAGACCCGCTTGAAATAATGGACCAGAATCGAGCCGAGCGTTCCTAGATGCAGCACGATGCTTAGATCGCTGATTCCCTCGGGAGAGTCGGTGGAGCCAAACAGCAAAGGGGCGATGACGACTAAGTGTCCACTGGAACTGATGGGCAGGAACTCGGCAATTCCCTGAACTATCGCCAGCAGAACGATTTGCCACCACACGAGTGTCATCGGTGCCCCGATATTTACGAAGGTCGGTATGAGGTCAGTAGATCGGTTGCACGGGCGATGCCGTGATTGACGTCGCGTAAGAGTGCTTTTGAAGAACAAGTATAGGTTATTACTTAAGGGTGATGCGGACTGCCGCACGATACCTACTTGGAATGGTCGCGCGAGCCCCCCATAATCTGAGAAGTCCGATTCGCGAGCGGTTCTTGGCGGGCATCGCGCACTATGCAGCGGGGACCACACGGCCTGCCAGCATTCGTTCCTACTTCCGAGCTTCTCTCTTCCGAGGGAACTGCGAGTAGGGGCGGGTGAAAGCATCAACAGTGATGAAGAGGGGACATATGTATCGAAGTCTTAACCCTAGCGGCATTGGAATTCTGGCCCGACAGAGCGAGCTCCTGGAAATCGCGCTCACACACCGATTTCTCGGTTTAGAGGTAGATATTCAGGAAGTGCTTCGCCGGGCTCAGACGAGCGGACCAGCCGCCGCCTGCCGCTATTTGGTATCTGCGAAAGTGAAGATTGGGAGCTTCGACTTGCCGGTCGACCTGCAAGCCGACGATGCCAAGTTCGAAGCCGATTTGGCCAAGCTGACACTCGTGCTGGAAGTGGCCAAAGAGCTATCGGCGGATCGTTGCCTCGTGCCGATCCTCCCTTACAGCGAACAGCTGCCGTTTCACGAGAACTTTGCCCGGCATGCAAGCCGGCTCCAAAAACTGGCTGAAATCCTTCAGCCAGCAGGACTTAAGCTCGGCCTGCACTTGCTGGTCAATCAGCCGGTGCCCGAAGGAGCCTACGAGTTCATCACCACCACCGACCAGCTGCTGACGCTGG
This window of the Pirellula staleyi DSM 6068 genome carries:
- the cysD gene encoding sulfate adenylyltransferase subunit CysD gives rise to the protein MSGYSLTHLKQLEAESIHIIREVVAEFENPVMLYSIGKDSAVMLHLAMKAFYPAKPPFPLLHVDTTWKFREMYDLRDNYVAKELGLKLIVHVNQDGVRQGINPITHGSKVHTDVMKTESLKQALTKYQFDAAFGGARRDEEKSRAKERVYSFRDQMHRWDPKNQRPELWNLYNARVNKGESIRVFPLSNWTELDVWQYVHLENIPIVPLYFAKERPIVWRDGTMIMVDDDRLPMRPGETPEMRMVRFRTLGCYPLSGAVDSTATTLPEIIQEMLLTKFSERQGRLIDHDESGSMEKKKKEGYF
- a CDS encoding DUF393 domain-containing protein; translated protein: MTATKTAAATAKKSVQLPTPQELPNADVVIYDGHCNFCKSQVQKLARWDGKGKRLAFLSLHDPEVAKRYPDLTYQQMMDEMYVVDQKGNRYGGAAAFRYLTTRLPLLYILAPILHIPFTLPLWKWGYWQVAKRRYWLAGKSTDDCDDGACAVHFKK
- a CDS encoding HEAT repeat domain-containing protein, giving the protein MLRLSKLAATTLAALVLVLTTSIAASAQEALPPPISVESATIAEALHIAAARKALTDSGVEPTVEGLQKLLERMAPSDTFDDWAKEQIAALSDGSFEVRQQATQQLATTPGIPQALLENAQKNGDPEVRWRARVIAQLRQVSVNALLLGALTLIEHDAAKFSAASLVAAAEAFDSPTLQPRFLQVVARVAQPSEQALYSELLRTKNSSVRLSAAIALASIERDPESKLLIELTTDPDEQVVLGVSQVLVRAGDRRALLPLARLLRSDDLPIRRYAYRYLVAISGQTLGYSPTLPDADRKQAAEKWETWVAQDSSTAMLVMPPRFSLADRGELGDQLLIATGGSGRVRLIESDGKVSWEFAMQSWHAEKMGSGNIMIASHWNSRVVEVNASGTIVWQLQGPNAIRALPLTSGNVLIADFSGKRALEVTRTNEIVWEFTAPDNVFAVDRLDDGTTIVACPSVILEVSRTGEVSHKWAVKGRLNSVQVEPSGTLLIADYQGDRIVRIDREGKELWSAKIVRPTDVYRSPEGKIFVATATQLVEISETGEVLREIMRSQSGSIRGS
- a CDS encoding undecaprenyl-diphosphate phosphatase, with translation MTLVWWQIVLLAIVQGIAEFLPISSSGHLVVIAPLLFGSTDSPEGISDLSIVLHLGTLGSILVHYFKRVSALLGEDRQILALLAIGTLPAVVVGLPLKLLFPAALESPLLAGVLLIVNGGVLYLVSRIPPKENTYQQLSIGKSLAIGVCQAFAILPGLSRSGSTIAGGLSVGLSRSSAATFSFLLAIPAIAGAGVLEALSMIRKSEPLSTSPGLLLLGAAISFVVGIVSLRLLEKLLASGRLPWFAIYSVIAGIAIVVWQWQGAIE
- a CDS encoding TIM barrel protein — its product is MYRSLNPSGIGILARQSELLEIALTHRFLGLEVDIQEVLRRAQTSGPAAACRYLVSAKVKIGSFDLPVDLQADDAKFEADLAKLTLVLEVAKELSADRCLVPILPYSEQLPFHENFARHASRLQKLAEILQPAGLKLGLHLLVNQPVPEGAYEFITTTDQLLTLVKSIPADNVGIVLDTWNWVVAGGSFTDLDGLAKEQILGVLLVDGPAAKPAAEWTAEERLVPGVGGQIDFVSLLSQLEQMGYDGPVALAPDHAQLKGPKREEIVARVASVIDELFAAAGVAGNPGKRVALGAR